The following proteins are co-located in the Microbulbifer sp. VAAF005 genome:
- a CDS encoding glycosyltransferase family 4 protein, with translation MQIDKFSVESFPDLNTYAGFESDQKLRVCIATEEILGPVRNGGIASTYYHLAKGLAAHGHEVHVLYLKGETVENETPEYWVEEYSKFGVSLHYLVHTDETIIGPSQSWQRRYSAAYRWLIEQRRFDVIHTSEWRGGLIYALMVKKLGLAFKDTLFIVKTSSPHLWNRHYQMQPLVKRELLPASFAEQKCVEFADMVIGGSAHLLCFMRYVGYKLPTSTYVQPNILDFSEVPVDDKRINRQPGDVVRTKELTFFGRLEMRKGLELFCTALDLLERTGNCPTRVNFLGKYGEALPNQNNEKVADYIERKASSWSFEVNCITDYNQPEALSFLCSRDMIAVMPSLIENSTMAVYETLENNIPFIATRVGGTPELIAKEDHESCLIAPYAFELAKRLEEVLKSGHRIAHSSFDNNYNLQVWYGFHAYLADLFKQYGGAEAITKITGFPTLTVSNEMELPTLEVVVLLRDTESVMEFSEALLVDRPDSIKFLLIDPYLENIAERASNFLLEAGLNCSLVDFIGFPAGIALAKSLSESTLDACILCDGTSSRLGGKFCGELRKALQINHEFIITSFLSLPENKVVMPIGGDIVSEISFGNAIGTNIICIPKLVSSKVGSILPYDIRYGLVQEYILRANKEFGFELMVIPECHLRSDYYLEELEESRNNANSVYLRSMSLIENDNIAYRKLALLPSAQPIGAKLRPALYRDKNRLDEEPVWLLHADRPRKMKNRNPRVVVGLDERNSHLLCVAKGPGNRQLIVNGEPQSISLELQDNELTLHRFPIPDKWEEGEKFNIKFLLEDQEMTYTRFIRVIKLSKNVFAAISGSPILNEVAVEEIFNQKYTWSFFSKSENNTPENIQGVDTEDTTLYGQDHAEVGEFVDKDYTVEGKDEPEHDIAKIIHEQGKINETEFKPKFSFQAVIQKSGTTLQRIFKGYTGSPIKGSIPPRELFALDPRVLEGWAWDRSNIAKNLVIVLEVNGNIVAETTANRYVERFGTRNPKLAWYGFRFSLTPEIKQENSEITVRVKENGLVLRNGRLRYLKQMLVAI, from the coding sequence ATGCAGATTGACAAATTTTCAGTAGAATCATTCCCTGATTTAAATACTTATGCAGGTTTTGAGTCGGACCAGAAGCTCAGAGTTTGTATAGCCACAGAAGAAATCCTAGGTCCGGTGAGAAATGGAGGGATTGCTTCAACCTACTATCACCTAGCGAAAGGACTGGCAGCACATGGGCACGAAGTACATGTGCTCTACTTAAAGGGTGAAACAGTTGAGAATGAAACACCTGAGTATTGGGTTGAGGAATATTCCAAGTTTGGTGTTTCACTGCACTACTTGGTGCACACGGATGAAACAATAATCGGCCCCTCACAGAGTTGGCAGCGACGATATAGTGCGGCATACCGCTGGTTAATTGAACAGAGACGTTTTGATGTTATCCACACCTCCGAATGGCGAGGTGGATTAATTTATGCGTTGATGGTTAAGAAGTTGGGTTTGGCGTTTAAAGATACATTATTTATTGTAAAGACATCGTCCCCGCACCTCTGGAATCGTCATTATCAAATGCAGCCATTGGTAAAAAGGGAGCTGTTACCAGCGAGTTTTGCCGAGCAGAAATGTGTTGAATTTGCCGATATGGTAATTGGTGGTAGCGCACACCTACTTTGCTTTATGCGCTATGTGGGCTATAAGCTGCCAACATCAACTTATGTTCAGCCAAATATTCTTGATTTTTCTGAAGTTCCCGTTGATGATAAACGCATTAATCGACAGCCTGGTGATGTAGTTCGCACTAAGGAATTGACCTTCTTTGGTCGTTTGGAAATGCGGAAGGGATTGGAGCTCTTTTGTACGGCTCTGGATTTACTTGAGCGGACGGGGAATTGTCCTACCAGAGTTAATTTCCTAGGTAAATATGGTGAAGCCTTACCTAATCAAAACAATGAGAAGGTTGCGGACTATATTGAGCGAAAAGCATCTAGTTGGAGTTTTGAAGTCAATTGCATCACAGATTATAACCAGCCGGAAGCTCTCTCGTTTTTATGTTCCAGGGATATGATAGCGGTAATGCCCTCCCTGATTGAAAACTCCACCATGGCAGTATATGAAACACTGGAGAATAATATTCCTTTTATTGCAACGCGAGTAGGGGGAACTCCAGAGCTTATCGCAAAAGAAGACCATGAAAGTTGTCTTATCGCACCCTACGCATTTGAGCTTGCGAAAAGGCTAGAAGAGGTACTGAAGAGTGGGCATAGGATTGCGCATTCCAGTTTTGATAACAATTATAACCTTCAAGTTTGGTATGGTTTTCATGCCTACTTAGCAGATCTTTTTAAGCAGTATGGTGGCGCTGAAGCGATCACTAAGATTACAGGCTTTCCCACCTTAACAGTTTCTAATGAGATGGAGCTACCGACCCTAGAAGTAGTTGTTCTATTGCGGGATACTGAGAGTGTTATGGAATTTTCTGAGGCACTTTTAGTTGATAGACCCGACTCCATCAAATTTTTATTAATTGATCCCTATCTTGAAAATATTGCTGAGAGAGCTTCTAACTTTCTATTGGAAGCCGGTCTCAATTGTAGTTTGGTGGATTTCATTGGATTTCCAGCAGGGATTGCACTGGCAAAAAGTCTTTCTGAAAGTACTCTAGATGCTTGCATTCTCTGTGATGGTACATCCTCTCGATTAGGTGGAAAATTTTGTGGTGAGTTACGCAAAGCTCTTCAAATAAATCATGAATTCATAATCACTAGCTTTTTATCTCTACCTGAAAACAAGGTGGTAATGCCGATAGGTGGAGATATCGTGTCTGAGATCAGTTTTGGAAATGCAATAGGCACAAATATTATTTGTATCCCAAAACTGGTATCAAGCAAGGTGGGGTCAATACTCCCTTATGATATTCGCTACGGTTTGGTACAAGAATATATTTTAAGGGCGAACAAAGAATTTGGGTTTGAATTGATGGTTATTCCTGAGTGCCATCTTCGGAGTGATTACTATTTAGAGGAATTGGAAGAATCTCGAAATAACGCTAACTCAGTCTACCTTCGCTCAATGTCGTTGATTGAAAATGATAATATTGCCTATCGTAAACTAGCCCTTCTTCCTTCAGCTCAGCCTATTGGAGCTAAATTAAGACCAGCACTTTATCGGGATAAGAATCGTTTGGATGAGGAACCCGTGTGGCTTTTACATGCCGACCGGCCTCGTAAAATGAAAAACCGTAATCCGAGGGTGGTTGTTGGTTTGGACGAGAGAAATTCCCATTTGCTCTGTGTAGCCAAAGGTCCGGGAAATAGGCAATTAATAGTTAATGGCGAGCCCCAGTCAATTTCTTTGGAGCTACAAGATAATGAACTTACTTTACATAGATTCCCAATTCCAGATAAATGGGAAGAAGGTGAAAAATTTAATATTAAGTTTCTTTTAGAAGATCAAGAAATGACTTACACCCGTTTTATACGGGTTATAAAACTTTCTAAAAATGTATTTGCAGCTATCTCTGGAAGCCCAATACTTAATGAGGTAGCTGTTGAGGAGATATTTAACCAAAAATATACCTGGAGTTTCTTCTCTAAATCAGAAAATAACACACCTGAAAACATTCAAGGGGTAGATACTGAAGATACCACTTTATATGGGCAAGATCACGCAGAGGTAGGAGAATTTGTAGACAAGGATTATACAGTAGAAGGTAAGGATGAGCCTGAACATGATATTGCAAAAATTATCCATGAGCAGGGAAAAATCAATGAAACTGAATTTAAACCCAAGTTTAGTTTTCAGGCTGTGATTCAAAAATCTGGCACTACCTTGCAGCGCATATTCAAGGGATATACCGGCTCACCTATTAAAGGTTCAATTCCACCACGAGAACTATTTGCACTCGATCCACGGGTTCTTGAGGGATGGGCATGGGATAGAAGCAATATAGCTAAAAATTTAGTGATTGTCTTAGAGGTGAACGGAAATATTGTAGCTGAAACCACGGCGAATCGTTATGTGGAACGTTTCGGTACTCGAAACCCGAAACTAGCTTGGTATGGATTCCGGTTCTCTTTAACCCCAGAAATAAAGCAGGAAAACTCAGAAATTACCGTACGTGTTAAGGAAAATGGACTTGTCTTACGAAATGGCCGATTGCGTTATCTTAAACAAATGTTAGTCGCGATCTAA
- a CDS encoding glycosyltransferase — translation MKELHEDIRLEAVQKSKRICILTEDMFGPIKNGGIGTAYFHLAIFLQRSGHKVTICFVNGLAKNPVKMKITKKFFAKLNVEFHGVAPQALAKTTMARTMAMPYAAYEWLKRNDRFDIVHVSEWRGMGYIALLAKSLGIAFQDIHFAVKGSSPTLWSAEGNQQFLKEERQLGWVFMERRSAEMADTLICGSQHLVCWMENNKYRLPERSYYWPNVFLDDLLPDNEAIKNSNLETKEWVFFGRLEPRKGVILFVNALNTLAKRGVRLPSITFLGGHSYRFDARKFIEENQKHWSTEVSFISDCNAIQAVEYLSGEGRLAVIPALLENSPISVYECLATKVPFIAADTGGTRELLDDENGKKILFKPNHIALARKLELHAKRLPAPGIKHHRLKKSLDVWNKWHGQEHSIIKNARSSNRHDPLVSICVTHFERPDFLYQALKSIEDQTYKNIEVIVVDDGSHSQEALHALDILESHYQKNGWQFVYQENRYVGAARNTAAQNASGDYLLFLTMTMS, via the coding sequence ATGAAAGAGCTTCACGAGGATATACGCCTTGAAGCTGTTCAGAAATCTAAACGTATTTGTATCCTAACGGAGGATATGTTTGGTCCAATAAAAAATGGTGGTATTGGAACGGCTTACTTTCATTTGGCTATTTTTCTGCAGAGATCTGGTCACAAAGTCACCATCTGTTTCGTTAATGGTTTAGCAAAAAATCCTGTAAAAATGAAAATCACAAAAAAATTTTTTGCAAAACTCAATGTTGAATTTCATGGTGTTGCACCGCAAGCGCTAGCCAAAACGACAATGGCTCGTACTATGGCAATGCCCTATGCAGCCTATGAATGGCTCAAGCGAAATGATCGCTTTGATATTGTCCATGTTTCAGAATGGCGTGGAATGGGTTATATAGCGTTACTTGCCAAGAGTCTTGGTATTGCATTCCAAGATATACATTTTGCTGTTAAAGGTTCTTCCCCAACACTCTGGTCTGCTGAAGGTAATCAACAATTCCTTAAAGAGGAACGGCAATTGGGGTGGGTATTTATGGAGCGCAGAAGTGCCGAGATGGCAGATACTCTGATCTGTGGAAGTCAGCATTTAGTCTGCTGGATGGAAAATAATAAATACCGCCTGCCTGAGCGCAGCTACTATTGGCCAAATGTATTTTTGGATGATCTATTACCTGATAATGAAGCCATAAAAAATAGTAATTTAGAGACAAAAGAATGGGTGTTTTTTGGGCGGCTTGAGCCTCGCAAGGGGGTCATTCTTTTTGTGAATGCATTAAACACTCTTGCTAAAAGAGGGGTTAGATTACCATCGATTACTTTTTTGGGAGGACACTCTTATCGATTTGATGCGCGAAAATTCATAGAGGAAAACCAGAAGCATTGGAGTACAGAAGTCTCATTTATAAGTGATTGTAATGCTATACAGGCTGTAGAGTATTTGAGTGGAGAAGGACGTTTGGCTGTGATCCCAGCTTTGTTAGAGAATTCCCCGATTTCTGTCTACGAATGCCTTGCAACTAAAGTACCATTTATTGCTGCTGATACTGGTGGTACTCGAGAGTTACTTGATGACGAAAATGGAAAAAAAATCCTCTTCAAGCCAAATCATATTGCTTTAGCGAGAAAGTTAGAATTACATGCAAAGAGACTGCCTGCGCCGGGTATAAAACACCATAGGCTTAAGAAGTCGTTAGATGTATGGAATAAATGGCATGGCCAAGAGCATTCAATTATTAAAAATGCCCGATCTTCCAATAGACATGATCCCTTAGTTTCTATATGCGTAACTCATTTTGAGCGTCCAGACTTTCTCTATCAAGCGTTAAAAAGTATTGAAGATCAGACTTATAAGAACATAGAAGTTATTGTGGTTGATGATGGTAGCCATTCACAAGAAGCGCTACACGCGCTGGATATTTTAGAAAGTCACTATCAGAAGAATGGCTGGCAGTTTGTATACCAGGAAAATCGATATGTAGGGGCTGCTAGAAATACTGCAGCACAAAATGCAAGCGGAGATTATCTACTTTTTTTGACGATGACAATGTCATGA
- a CDS encoding glycosyltransferase family 2 protein — MDILPAFLDHYRSLGVTCFHLVDTGSSDNSVSYLLKQNDVQLYEVDCGYPQANAGVDWVNRVARNYCQGKWTLVVDADEFLWLPEISGKTSLKVITQLMQGELAFALYTPLIDFFSDNLQGNTYDIRNLSELMESTPNYVSYKSFKKKSILAFPFFEIRSKARAQISGISDYFVKSYKIPLVYWRTGFQYLRSTHSCTPVPLSKNCAHLLHFKFRSGFQQRLSRELQNPDRMNADVYRISKAIIKNQITIPQYTSDLRKIDGFGESDWLTKMDFDIDWQNENKSKSHYFELLTQQKVASESFLADNLNRITKSFSWRLSRPLRRFLFHRGILRHDHYPERLDQDHPLVDQTIAIYESFWWLVTGIFRLPVAIYRAILWHKLGGRRRTR; from the coding sequence TTGGATATTCTCCCGGCTTTTCTCGACCACTACCGGTCTTTAGGTGTGACATGTTTCCACCTGGTGGATACGGGAAGTAGCGATAACTCGGTAAGCTATCTACTGAAGCAGAATGATGTCCAGCTATACGAAGTTGATTGTGGCTACCCCCAGGCAAACGCAGGTGTAGATTGGGTTAACAGAGTTGCCCGGAACTATTGCCAGGGAAAATGGACTCTTGTGGTTGATGCTGATGAGTTTCTCTGGTTACCTGAAATTTCAGGAAAAACTTCCCTGAAAGTTATAACTCAGCTTATGCAGGGTGAATTAGCTTTTGCTCTATATACTCCACTAATAGATTTCTTTAGCGACAACCTTCAAGGGAATACATATGACATAAGAAACCTTTCCGAGTTAATGGAATCAACGCCTAACTATGTATCTTATAAAAGCTTTAAGAAAAAAAGCATATTAGCTTTTCCTTTTTTTGAAATTCGCTCCAAAGCCAGAGCGCAAATATCTGGTATTTCTGATTACTTTGTTAAATCCTATAAAATTCCGCTGGTTTATTGGCGGACGGGTTTTCAATATTTACGTTCAACCCACTCATGTACGCCGGTTCCTCTCAGTAAAAATTGCGCTCATCTTCTCCATTTCAAATTCCGGTCCGGCTTTCAGCAAAGGCTTAGTCGGGAATTGCAGAACCCTGACCGGATGAATGCTGATGTATATCGCATTTCCAAGGCCATCATTAAAAATCAGATAACTATCCCTCAATACACATCGGATCTGCGCAAGATAGATGGATTCGGGGAAAGCGATTGGCTAACAAAGATGGATTTTGATATTGATTGGCAGAATGAAAATAAGTCCAAAAGCCACTATTTCGAACTGCTCACACAGCAAAAGGTAGCCTCGGAGAGCTTTCTCGCCGATAACTTAAACCGTATAACCAAGTCTTTTAGTTGGCGACTGAGCCGGCCTTTACGCAGATTTCTGTTTCATCGGGGCATATTGCGACACGATCACTATCCAGAAAGGCTCGACCAGGATCATCCATTAGTGGATCAGACGATTGCCATCTATGAGTCATTTTGGTGGCTGGTTACGGGAATCTTTAGGCTGCCTGTCGCAATCTATCGCGCCATTCTCTGGCATAAGCTGGGAGGACGTCGCCGGACTAGGTAG
- a CDS encoding amidohydrolase family protein yields MNTTKQNKPRRHLLALAVLALTLPMGAVAEAESALEATKDKEVEKAEAQSWDINKPPYEFKPIQLDTRETTWSNLDISPDGKTILFDMLGDIYTVPVAGGEAVTLTNEIAWNMQPRFSPDGKTIVFISDRDGADNIWLMDRNGDNLRQLTTEKENLLHSPNWSPDGQYLVARKGFMSGRSIPAGEIWMYHYGGGEGRQLKERIGGDIAQKNIADPAFSPDGRYVYYSIDTTPGTVWKYNKNSTQEIFAINRYDLQDGEEETFISGPGGAVAPVPSPDGSKLAFIRRQDNQTSLFLKDLDTGLETPVYSGLERDLQEIFGPHGNYVQYDWMPDGESLVVWTGGKFLRISINGDSVAPIAAHVKVEKQVADAVRFPVDVAPETFDVKMIRWAQKSPNGKQVAFQALGKIYIQDVASGERRRLTRQDDHFEFYPSWSRDGREITYVSWDDQNLGHVRVVSTRNGRGKNITKQPGLYVEPSFSPSGDAVAYRRFTGGYLLSPEYSLEPGIYLADADGDWQRRVVKSGYEPHFGASEDRIYFSEYQNADGGKRVLKSTNLEGKDEREHLHGAEITSFRLSPDGKWVAFTQDFKAFVAPFMHTGKSEVIGPDSKAVKVTQVSKRAGENLHWSADSNTLGWAHGPKLFERELKDAFEFVAGAPEELPEPVSEGIDLSFEQSFDNRAGLVALTGGKVVTMRDAENTREIIDNGVVLFRGNRIVAVGPAAEVEIPTEAKRIDITGKTVLPGLIDAHAHGAQGREEIIPQQNWNLFSSLAFGVTTIHDPSNDSSEIFSAAEMQKAGLITGPRIFSTGTILYGAKGPGYKAKINSLEDAQFHVNRLKEMGAISVKSYNQPRRDQRQQVLQAAREAGIMVVPEGGGKYQHNMNMIVDGHTGIEHSLPIANVYGDVEQLWSQTQVGYTPTFVVAYGGLWGEEYWYDRTEVWKNERLTRFTPDFIVNPRSIRRPTAPDAHYNHFNVARQAKQLRDEGVTVHIGAHGQREGLGAHWEMWMMEQGGFTPWEAFRAGTIDGARYLGMDGDIGSIEAGKLADLIVVDGNPLDNLRLSENITYTVINGRVFEAETMNEVGAGERLAFFHERLPISAMPAPTAEAVQEKMERHHWVH; encoded by the coding sequence ATGAACACCACCAAGCAGAACAAGCCGCGCCGCCATTTGTTGGCTCTGGCTGTCCTGGCACTGACCCTGCCGATGGGTGCTGTGGCAGAAGCCGAAAGCGCTCTCGAAGCTACCAAAGACAAGGAAGTAGAAAAGGCGGAAGCCCAATCCTGGGATATCAACAAGCCACCCTACGAATTCAAACCGATCCAGTTGGACACCCGCGAGACCACCTGGAGCAACCTGGATATCAGCCCAGATGGCAAAACCATCCTGTTCGATATGCTCGGCGATATCTACACAGTGCCGGTAGCAGGCGGCGAGGCGGTAACCCTGACCAATGAAATCGCCTGGAATATGCAGCCGCGCTTCAGCCCGGATGGCAAGACCATCGTGTTTATCAGCGACCGTGACGGCGCCGACAACATCTGGTTGATGGATCGCAATGGCGACAATCTTCGCCAGCTCACGACAGAGAAGGAAAACTTGCTGCACTCACCTAACTGGAGCCCCGATGGCCAGTACCTGGTAGCGCGTAAAGGCTTTATGTCTGGCCGCAGTATTCCCGCCGGTGAAATCTGGATGTACCACTACGGTGGGGGTGAAGGTCGCCAACTGAAAGAGCGTATCGGTGGCGATATCGCCCAGAAAAATATTGCCGATCCGGCCTTCTCCCCAGATGGACGCTATGTCTATTACTCCATCGATACCACCCCCGGCACCGTGTGGAAGTACAACAAAAACTCCACCCAGGAAATTTTTGCCATCAACCGCTATGACCTCCAGGATGGTGAAGAGGAGACCTTTATCTCCGGTCCCGGTGGCGCAGTGGCACCTGTACCATCCCCAGATGGCAGTAAACTGGCCTTTATTCGCCGCCAGGACAACCAGACCTCCCTGTTCCTGAAAGATTTGGACACAGGACTGGAAACACCGGTTTACTCCGGCCTCGAACGCGACCTGCAGGAAATCTTTGGCCCCCATGGCAACTACGTTCAATACGACTGGATGCCCGATGGTGAGTCATTGGTCGTTTGGACTGGCGGTAAATTCCTGCGCATCTCCATCAACGGCGACAGCGTCGCACCGATTGCGGCCCATGTGAAAGTTGAGAAACAGGTAGCGGATGCGGTGCGCTTCCCGGTAGACGTAGCGCCGGAAACCTTCGATGTGAAGATGATTCGCTGGGCGCAGAAATCCCCCAACGGCAAGCAGGTCGCTTTCCAGGCATTGGGCAAGATTTATATTCAGGATGTCGCCAGTGGTGAGCGCCGTCGTCTGACCCGCCAGGACGACCACTTTGAGTTCTATCCCAGCTGGTCCCGCGATGGTCGCGAGATCACCTATGTCTCTTGGGATGACCAAAACCTGGGTCATGTGAGGGTAGTTTCCACTCGCAACGGTCGCGGTAAAAACATCACCAAGCAGCCGGGCCTGTACGTTGAACCAAGCTTTTCTCCAAGCGGTGACGCAGTGGCCTACCGTCGCTTTACCGGTGGCTATCTGCTCAGCCCTGAGTACTCCCTGGAACCGGGCATTTACCTGGCAGACGCCGACGGCGACTGGCAGCGCCGGGTCGTGAAGTCCGGCTATGAGCCTCATTTCGGCGCCAGCGAAGATCGTATCTACTTCTCCGAGTACCAAAACGCTGACGGCGGCAAGCGCGTGCTGAAGAGCACCAACCTGGAAGGCAAGGATGAGCGCGAGCACCTGCACGGCGCTGAGATTACTTCCTTCCGCCTGTCTCCGGACGGCAAGTGGGTTGCCTTCACCCAGGACTTCAAAGCCTTTGTCGCGCCCTTTATGCATACCGGCAAATCCGAGGTTATCGGCCCCGATAGCAAAGCAGTCAAAGTCACCCAGGTATCCAAGCGCGCCGGTGAAAACCTGCATTGGTCTGCCGATAGCAACACTTTGGGCTGGGCACACGGCCCCAAACTGTTCGAGCGTGAACTGAAGGACGCCTTCGAATTTGTCGCCGGCGCTCCGGAGGAACTGCCAGAGCCAGTTTCTGAAGGCATCGACCTGAGCTTTGAGCAGTCCTTCGACAATCGCGCAGGTCTCGTTGCCCTCACAGGCGGCAAGGTTGTCACTATGCGTGATGCGGAAAACACCCGTGAAATTATCGACAATGGTGTGGTTCTGTTCCGGGGCAACCGCATTGTTGCCGTGGGACCCGCAGCGGAAGTGGAGATTCCCACCGAAGCGAAGCGTATCGATATCACCGGCAAAACCGTTTTACCGGGGCTTATTGACGCTCATGCCCACGGTGCTCAGGGTCGCGAAGAAATTATCCCGCAGCAGAACTGGAACCTGTTCTCCAGCCTAGCATTTGGCGTGACTACCATTCACGACCCCTCCAATGACAGCAGCGAGATCTTCTCCGCCGCTGAAATGCAAAAGGCCGGCCTGATCACTGGGCCGCGTATTTTCTCCACCGGCACCATCCTCTATGGCGCCAAGGGTCCAGGCTACAAAGCCAAGATCAACTCCCTGGAGGACGCTCAGTTCCACGTGAACCGCCTCAAGGAAATGGGCGCCATCTCAGTGAAGAGCTACAACCAGCCCCGCCGCGACCAGCGCCAGCAAGTGCTGCAGGCAGCCCGCGAAGCCGGCATTATGGTAGTGCCCGAGGGCGGCGGTAAGTACCAGCACAATATGAACATGATTGTGGATGGGCACACCGGTATCGAGCACTCACTGCCGATCGCCAATGTCTACGGCGATGTGGAGCAGCTGTGGAGCCAAACCCAAGTGGGTTATACACCGACCTTTGTCGTGGCTTACGGCGGTCTCTGGGGTGAGGAGTACTGGTATGACCGCACTGAGGTATGGAAGAACGAGCGCCTGACCCGCTTTACCCCCGATTTTATCGTTAACCCCCGCTCTATCCGTCGCCCCACTGCGCCGGATGCCCACTACAACCACTTTAATGTGGCCCGTCAGGCCAAGCAGCTGCGCGACGAAGGTGTCACCGTACATATCGGCGCCCACGGCCAGCGCGAAGGGCTTGGAGCCCACTGGGAAATGTGGATGATGGAGCAGGGCGGCTTTACTCCCTGGGAAGCCTTCCGCGCCGGTACCATCGATGGTGCCCGCTACTTGGGTATGGACGGTGATATCGGCAGCATTGAGGCTGGTAAGCTGGCTGACCTGATCGTGGTTGACGGCAACCCCTTGGATAACCTGCGCCTGTCAGAGAACATTACCTACACGGTAATTAATGGCCGTGTGTTTGAGGCGGAAACCATGAACGAAGTAGGGGCTGGCGAACGCTTGGCATTCTTCCACGAACGCCTGCCTATCAGCGCTATGCCCGCTCCTACGGCAGAAGCGGTACAGGAGAAGATGGAACGCCACCACTGGGTACACTAA
- the glmU gene encoding bifunctional UDP-N-acetylglucosamine diphosphorylase/glucosamine-1-phosphate N-acetyltransferase GlmU, with protein MTIDVVILAAGKGTRMHSDLPKVLHPIGGIPMLERVIDTAMLLGEVQITVVIGHGADLIRDRFADRGVRFVEQEQQLGTGHAVAQAVPYFREGATVLVLYGDVPLVRAGSLQSLLSAADHGPALLSVEMANPAGYGRIVRDNSGCVQSIVEEKDADADTLAIREVNTGILATPGALLARWLPELSCDNAQGEYYLTDIIGRSVSEGIPVTGVIASDPLEVAGVNSRAQQAQMERALQHNHATSLMNAGVTLLDPMRIDVRGSLECDTDVSIDINCIFEGTVSLGKGVQIGPNCLLKNCRLADGTKVEANSIIEGAEIGEACTIGPFARLRPGTELATGAKVGNFVETKKAKIGEGSKVNHLSYVGDALVGEAVNIGAGTITCNYDGVNKSLTEIGDKAFIGSNTALVAPVTVGAGATVGAGSTITQAVGSKELAVARSKQRNITGWQRPSKKAK; from the coding sequence ATGACTATCGATGTTGTGATTTTGGCCGCCGGAAAAGGCACCCGCATGCACTCTGACCTGCCTAAAGTGCTGCATCCTATTGGCGGTATTCCCATGCTTGAGCGGGTAATTGATACCGCCATGTTGTTGGGAGAGGTACAGATTACCGTGGTAATCGGGCATGGCGCAGACCTGATACGTGACCGCTTTGCTGATCGTGGTGTCAGGTTTGTGGAGCAGGAACAGCAATTGGGTACCGGGCATGCCGTGGCCCAGGCGGTGCCCTATTTCCGCGAGGGAGCCACCGTTTTGGTGCTCTATGGCGATGTGCCTCTGGTCAGGGCCGGCAGTTTGCAATCACTGCTATCGGCAGCGGATCACGGACCCGCCCTGCTGTCAGTTGAAATGGCCAATCCCGCCGGTTACGGGCGCATTGTGAGGGATAACAGCGGCTGTGTGCAGTCGATCGTAGAGGAAAAGGATGCCGATGCGGACACCCTGGCTATCCGTGAGGTCAATACCGGCATTTTGGCGACTCCTGGAGCTCTGTTGGCTCGCTGGTTACCGGAGTTGTCCTGTGATAATGCTCAAGGTGAATACTACCTGACCGATATTATCGGTCGTTCGGTCAGTGAGGGGATTCCTGTAACGGGCGTAATTGCCAGTGATCCACTGGAAGTGGCGGGAGTAAATAGCCGTGCGCAGCAGGCGCAGATGGAGCGCGCTTTGCAGCATAACCATGCGACCAGCCTTATGAATGCGGGGGTGACTTTATTGGACCCCATGCGTATAGATGTTCGCGGCAGCCTGGAGTGCGATACCGATGTCTCTATCGATATCAACTGCATTTTCGAAGGGACAGTTTCACTGGGTAAGGGGGTACAAATTGGACCCAATTGCCTGCTAAAAAACTGTCGCCTGGCAGATGGCACCAAAGTAGAGGCCAATTCCATCATCGAAGGCGCTGAGATTGGTGAGGCTTGCACTATCGGTCCCTTTGCACGTTTGCGTCCGGGCACAGAGCTGGCCACCGGTGCCAAGGTCGGTAACTTTGTCGAAACCAAAAAAGCCAAAATTGGTGAGGGCAGTAAGGTTAATCATCTCTCTTATGTCGGTGATGCCCTGGTGGGCGAAGCGGTCAATATCGGTGCTGGCACCATTACCTGTAATTACGACGGTGTGAACAAGTCCCTAACCGAGATCGGCGATAAAGCCTTCATTGGCTCTAACACGGCTCTGGTGGCCCCGGTAACTGTGGGCGCCGGAGCCACAGTGGGTGCTGGCTCCACCATTACCCAGGCTGTGGGGAGCAAAGAGTTGGCGGTAGCACGCAGCAAGCAGCGCAATATTACCGGCTGGCAGCGCCCTTCCAAAAAAGCTAAATAA